One Mycolicibacterium goodii genomic region harbors:
- a CDS encoding ABC-F family ATP-binding cassette domain-containing protein, whose translation MSVVFSNLSFSWPDDTPLFTDLSFSVGRGRTGLVAPNGAGKSTLLKLIAGEYRPTSGSVTVDGVVGYLPQTLPFTGDLTVAAVLGIAPVLDALAALADGDASDAVFTAIGDDWDIEERSRAQLDRLGLDDLALDRRLDTLSGGEVVSLGLAAQLLKRPEVLLLDEPTNNLDSVARQRLYDALDDYSGCLLVVSHDRVLLDRMDQIAELYRGEVIFYGGNFTAYQETVEANQVAAENSIRNAEQQLRREKRQMQEARERAARRASTAARNIKDAGLPKIVAGKLKRDAQESAARSDDVHAKRVEDARARLDDAERALRDDKVIVLDLPDTVVPAGRTLFTGVGIQVCRGGRKLFADDGIDVSVRGPERIALTGHNGVGKSTLLRVIDGQLQPDGGTVQRADGRIAYLSQRLDLLDLNRSVAESLVAAAPSLTHTRRMHLLAQFLFRGDRIHLPVGALSGGERLRATLACVLFAEPAPQLLLLDEPTNNLDLVSVGQLESALNAYRGAFIVVSHDERFLDAIGIERRWHLDDGRLRVTAAAG comes from the coding sequence ATGTCTGTTGTCTTTTCGAATCTGTCGTTCTCCTGGCCCGATGACACACCGCTGTTCACGGACCTGTCCTTTTCGGTGGGCCGAGGCCGCACCGGCCTCGTCGCCCCCAACGGGGCCGGAAAAAGTACGCTGCTCAAGCTCATTGCCGGTGAGTACCGGCCCACGTCGGGCTCGGTGACCGTCGACGGAGTCGTGGGGTACCTGCCTCAGACGCTGCCGTTCACGGGCGATCTGACGGTGGCTGCGGTTCTCGGGATCGCCCCTGTGCTCGACGCATTGGCCGCGCTTGCCGACGGCGACGCGTCCGACGCCGTCTTCACCGCCATCGGCGATGACTGGGACATCGAGGAACGGTCCCGCGCGCAACTGGACCGGCTCGGACTTGATGACCTGGCGCTGGACCGCCGCCTGGATACGCTTTCTGGTGGCGAGGTGGTGTCTTTGGGCCTGGCCGCACAGCTGTTGAAGCGCCCAGAGGTCCTGCTGCTTGACGAGCCCACCAACAATCTGGACAGCGTTGCCCGCCAACGTCTTTACGATGCGCTCGACGACTACTCCGGGTGCCTGCTGGTGGTCAGCCACGATCGGGTGCTGCTGGACCGGATGGATCAGATCGCCGAACTGTACCGCGGTGAGGTGATCTTCTACGGCGGCAACTTCACGGCTTACCAGGAGACTGTGGAGGCCAACCAGGTGGCGGCTGAGAACAGTATCCGCAATGCCGAGCAGCAACTCAGACGCGAGAAGCGGCAGATGCAGGAGGCGCGGGAACGTGCGGCGCGGCGCGCAAGCACGGCCGCCCGCAACATCAAAGATGCCGGTCTGCCGAAAATCGTTGCGGGGAAGCTCAAACGGGATGCGCAGGAATCGGCGGCCCGGTCCGACGATGTGCACGCCAAGCGCGTCGAGGACGCCCGGGCGCGGCTCGACGATGCCGAACGTGCGTTGCGTGACGACAAGGTGATCGTGCTCGACCTGCCGGACACGGTCGTGCCGGCTGGGCGGACGTTGTTCACCGGTGTCGGGATCCAGGTCTGTCGGGGAGGGCGGAAACTGTTCGCCGACGACGGGATCGACGTGTCGGTGCGTGGACCTGAGCGGATCGCACTGACCGGGCACAACGGCGTGGGCAAGTCGACGCTGCTGCGCGTCATCGACGGACAACTGCAGCCCGACGGCGGTACCGTGCAGCGCGCCGACGGACGTATCGCCTACCTGTCGCAGCGGCTCGATCTGCTCGACCTGAACCGCAGCGTTGCCGAGAGTTTGGTCGCGGCAGCACCGAGCCTGACCCACACCCGGCGCATGCATCTGTTGGCGCAGTTTCTGTTTCGCGGTGACCGCATCCATCTACCGGTCGGTGCGCTGTCCGGCGGGGAGCGGCTGCGGGCGACACTGGCGTGCGTGTTGTTCGCCGAACCGGCACCGCAACTGTTGCTGCTCGACGAGCCGACCAACAATCTCGACCTGGTGAGCGTGGGCCAACTGGAATCGGCGCTCAACGCCTACCGGGGTGCGTTCATCGTCGTCAGCCACGACGAACGCTTCCTCGACGCCATCGGCATCGAACGCCGGTGGCACCTGGACGACGGCAGACTCCGGGTTACTGCGGCTGCGGGCTGA
- a CDS encoding ESX-1 secretion-associated protein: MNQVIAHTGAMNGWQQQLGEVSSGVGNLISGAPGLSDVLNSHGTIGFPMQSAFESATAARGGAMGATQAASAKISDLLRQAAQAYERGDMAAADDLKKRAQQLEGAGASSAAGGGTAAGGAAAAGSGGQAASQMMSQFGQMAGQMAQSITQPLQGMAQSLGQMPQQVFQGVQGIVQSATQAAGGGMDAAATAAAGGAGAEGAGTENAIKTGAPEHAGAGGGEGERAPVDPAGKDAAATERDKATDAVQVGARAEVGMPPEEEPGVGAVSTQIPTISPQPQ, encoded by the coding sequence ATGAACCAGGTGATCGCGCACACCGGCGCAATGAACGGCTGGCAGCAGCAGTTGGGTGAGGTGAGCTCCGGTGTCGGCAACCTGATCTCCGGCGCGCCGGGCCTTTCCGATGTGTTGAACTCGCACGGCACGATCGGTTTCCCGATGCAGAGTGCGTTCGAAAGCGCGACAGCGGCCCGGGGTGGCGCGATGGGCGCGACGCAGGCCGCGTCTGCCAAGATCTCTGATCTGCTTCGTCAGGCCGCGCAGGCATATGAGCGTGGCGACATGGCCGCGGCCGACGACTTGAAGAAGCGGGCCCAGCAGTTGGAAGGCGCGGGCGCATCGTCGGCAGCGGGCGGGGGTACAGCGGCGGGCGGCGCGGCGGCGGCGGGCAGCGGGGGTCAGGCCGCATCGCAGATGATGAGCCAGTTCGGCCAGATGGCCGGGCAGATGGCGCAGTCGATCACCCAACCTCTGCAGGGCATGGCTCAAAGCCTCGGACAGATGCCTCAGCAGGTCTTCCAGGGTGTGCAGGGCATCGTGCAGTCGGCCACGCAGGCCGCGGGCGGCGGGATGGACGCGGCGGCGACGGCTGCCGCAGGTGGCGCCGGGGCGGAGGGCGCCGGTACCGAGAACGCCATCAAGACGGGCGCCCCGGAGCACGCGGGTGCGGGAGGCGGCGAGGGTGAACGCGCCCCCGTCGACCCGGCCGGCAAGGACGCCGCGGCCACCGAACGCGACAAGGCGACCGATGCCGTGCAGGTGGGCGCCCGCGCCGAGGTGGGCATGCCACCTGAGGAAGAGCCGGGTGTCGGCGCGGTGTCGACGCAGATCCCGACCATCAGCCCGCAGCCGCAGTAA